In the genome of Yarrowia lipolytica chromosome 1B, complete sequence, the window ACCGCTGAATCGCCCTCTTCCTTAGcctcctccctctccttcttccactgagGAACATCTGATGGCAAGGGGAtatccaccacctcctcatcaGACGAAAACTCAACGTCATCTctgtcctccttgtccacaCGTTTACGCAACACAGACTTACTCAAATAAGGAAAGCCTCTGGGCGAAACTCCTCGATGATTGAATACCGGATCCCAAAACACACTTTCCCTCTGTTGACcttgtggaggagagtTGTAGTCCGTCACCTCCCCTAGTCCCAGTTTGAATCTCTTGAATCGCGTCTCCCGCTTCTTTTGCTGGTCCAACATGCCCTTCCAATCCTCCTCCGAAATGCCCTTTGATCTTTTGAGGTCAGCCAAGTCCTGTTCCAGTCTGGCAATCTGCTTCTGTTCATGGTGAGGAATGAACACCTTTTTGAACCCCGTGTTTTGGTATTTTTGCTGCAACTGCGTCAGCCGCCAGTGAAGACGCAAGGGATCGAGTCCTTCCAATCGCGATTCTTTCTGTTGCCGTTTCTGTCGATTCTgtttcttgagctcggcagCCCGCTGCTCCTTTCTGTATGCTTCCATGGTATGAACAGGCGGTTCGACGATGGCTGAAGGTGATTAGTAGGCCGTAGAATGTAGAGTGAGTGTCAAAATGTAACGTGAGTGTCGAAACGTGTCGTTAACGCTTCAGCTACGCTGATTAAAATGTGTTTGGGGTGTCTTGAATGAACGTCGAAACATTTGAATCATCATGCACTTGTAGGTACAGTGAAAGTTTATTTTGTGGGTGGTGAAAAGTAGAGGTTTCTACACCTCCCCACACAACCACTTGCACAATGAACCAGCCGATAGAACCAGACCACATCAATGTTCCTACGGAGGCTCTCGAGTCGCTCCGACTGCGACTGACCCAGGTCAGCCACTCGCTCAACACTCTCCAAGCACAACTTCACCAACCTACgcttcctccttggtcttctctACACAACCAGTTCAACGTGCTACTGACACAGCTGGTGTCGTTATCGTCGACCATCACTCACCAGAGCGACATTCTTCAGCAGACGGTGACGTTTCCTCTGCCTGCTTTCCCCACAGCCACAGAAGCAGGTCTTATGGCTACTCTACTgcgaaaaaaaatcctgccagaggtggaggagtggtGCGAGGAGGTGAAGCAGAAGGCGCTGGGCGTCAAAATCCGAACCGTCGACCAGTACGGCGAGTGGGCTGCCGAAACggtcgaggaggccaaA includes:
- a CDS encoding uncharacterized protein (Compare to YALI0B02068g, similar to uniprot|P38304 Saccharomyces cerevisiae YBR193C Hypothetical 25.3 kDa protein in RIM2-MSI1 intergenic region, similar to Saccharomyces cerevisiae MED8 (YBR193C); ancestral locus Anc_8.551); the protein is MNQPIEPDHINVPTEALESLRLRLTQVSHSLNTLQAQLHQPTLPPWSSLHNQFNVLLTQLVSLSSTITHQSDILQQTVTFPLPAFPTATEAGLMATLLRKKILPEVEEWCEEVKQKALGVKIRTVDQYGEWAAETVEEAKQEYEWYGLMTREEVDNGVKPPVYVAPEEEAGEGAKLTIEQILQFTCAGKMPTVA
- a CDS encoding uncharacterized protein (Compare to YALI0B02046g, similar to uniprot|O74517 Schizosaccharomyces pombe Hypothetical protein) is translated as MEAYRKEQRAAELKKQNRQKRQQKESRLEGLDPLRLHWRLTQLQQKYQNTGFKKVFIPHHEQKQIARLEQDLADLKRSKGISEEDWKGMLDQQKKRETRFKRFKLGLGEVTDYNSPPQGQQRESVFWDPVFNHRGVSPRGFPYLSKSVLRKRVDKEDRDDVEFSSDEEVVDIPLPSDVPQWKKEREEAKEEGDSAVKDGTRDQPRDRVTRAEAPKIEAKDVYESGPQVRNLAAEAARFVPRQVQLKQKRAAEAKSVADGKEVEEKAEVEESVRPSSHPMMEEVEEDNATSIHVERVSAQQENQAVSVDECGPETVKIDEPIETVSEEVLPTGDVEIEAQPQPPAVEDEPVPAAEPVTGHKLLIGNNLETAASESEEEDDDDDDDALY